A stretch of DNA from Halodesulfovibrio sp. MK-HDV:
TATACTGCACATTGCGAATCGCAGCAGCATCATGTTTTCTTTCGGGGCGAACACGCACAGTGGCCTCCTTATAACTGAAGAATAGTAGATCAACATTCTATCTGTAGCACAAATTCACTACAAAGAGACACACGCGCTATAGAATATACCATTGGGACACGGCACATCGCGACGCAGAATAAAGTGTCTAAATATGAACGAGCTTCAGGCTCTTTTATTACCATTCTAAAACATGTAGTATGCCCGTCGATCACAAAAATTACCGCGAGGAACATATGACTGCATCAAAACGAAACGTATATTTAAAGACAATCCCGCTGACTGAAGCCGTAGCGAAAATGCAAGCTGCACTCGACAGAGAAGTTCTTTTGAGAAGCGAAGTTGTGCCGACACACGAGGCTGGCGGACGCGTATTGGCTGAAGCAGTGTTTGCTGAATATTCCTCGCCAACGTTTCATAGCGCAGCAATGGACGGTATTGCTGTAACAGCAAAGGAAACCTTTACTGCCCGTGAAGGCGCACCTTTGCAGCTGAAAAAAGGAATTTCATACGTTCCTGTGAATACAGGCAACCCGCTTCCGGAAGGTCGCGATGCTGTCATTATGATCGAAAACGTTATCTCTGTTGATGACGACACCGTTGAAATTGAAACACCGTCTTTTCCTTGGCAACACGTTCGCCGCATCGGTGAAGACATCGTTGCTACGGAACTGCTTTTTCCGCAGAATCAGCAGGTTTCCCCATATGACATCGGAGCCTTGCTTAGCGCGGGTATCTGGGAAGTACGTGTGTGGGAAAAAGTACGCATATGCATTATCCCAACCGGTGATGAAGTGCTCGATTTTGAAGAACGTCCAGAGCCTAAACCGGGACAAGTTATTGAAAGCAACTCACAGGTACTCAGCGCAATGGCGCGAAACCTTGATTGCATTGTAGATCGTGTCCCACCTGTGCCGGACGTTCCAGAACTGCTGGAAAAAACTGTTGCCGCAAAACTCGACGAGCCATACCACCTCGTCATCATCTGCGCCGGTTCTTCCGCAGGTTCCAAAGATTTCACCCGTGCAACTATTGCCAAGCTTGGCGAAGTAGTTGTTCACGGTGTTGCCGCTATGCCGGGTAAACCTTCCCTGCTTGGCGTCTGCAAAGATAAGCTTGTTGCCGGAGCCCCGGGGTACCCTGTAAGCGCCGTAGTGTGCTTCGAGGAGCTCTTAACTCCACTTATCTCATGGATCAGTCGCAAACCTGTTCCTTCGCGTCCTAAAGTGAATGCAGAAATCACCCGCAAGGTTCCATCCAAGCTTGGTATTGAAGA
This window harbors:
- a CDS encoding molybdopterin biosynthesis protein, whose amino-acid sequence is MTASKRNVYLKTIPLTEAVAKMQAALDREVLLRSEVVPTHEAGGRVLAEAVFAEYSSPTFHSAAMDGIAVTAKETFTAREGAPLQLKKGISYVPVNTGNPLPEGRDAVIMIENVISVDDDTVEIETPSFPWQHVRRIGEDIVATELLFPQNQQVSPYDIGALLSAGIWEVRVWEKVRICIIPTGDEVLDFEERPEPKPGQVIESNSQVLSAMARNLDCIVDRVPPVPDVPELLEKTVAAKLDEPYHLVIICAGSSAGSKDFTRATIAKLGEVVVHGVAAMPGKPSLLGVCKDKLVAGAPGYPVSAVVCFEELLTPLISWISRKPVPSRPKVNAEITRKVPSKLGIEEFLRLSIGRVGDKYVATPLARGAGCITTMSRAQGVGRIPAQAEGIDQNAIVHTELLVEEKRLDEILVTIGSHDNTLDILSDELMGLDTPMRLASSHVGSMGGILAIKNGSCHMAGAHLFDPETNDYNFPFIKKYLPDTDVTLVNLAIRHQGFIVPKGNPQNIQSIEDLANCTIRFLNRQRGAGTRILFDYHLKEADISPASVTGYDKEEFTHMAVAVNVLTGAADTGLGIYAAAKALDLDFVPLARERYDLIIPTAYIETPQVQAVLELLQSPTFKARIEALGGYETSLTGNIMEPGIGLGE